In a genomic window of Occallatibacter riparius:
- a CDS encoding carbohydrate kinase family protein — MPELSVVDLVGVGLNATDTLIPLDEFPARGSKVEFAPVPLMPGGQTASAVIACQSWGLSTRYVGKLGDDDAARLHAHEFARLGVDARLIEVANAASPQSIIIVDGGGERTVIIRRDDRLQLTASDIQREWIVNARSLLVDGIEAEAATQAAQWAHDAGVPVIADLDEEYDGGDELLACVDYLIVSRDFPVHMTGEHDLARALRILRNEYSCKLTAATLGQDGVIAWDGERLLHRAAYRVPVVDTTGAGDIFHAGFIYGLLQSWPLERQLDFACAAAALNCTCSGARGGIRTVADVEKLMAHTPRYETAIIP; from the coding sequence ATGCCTGAACTTTCCGTGGTGGATCTCGTCGGTGTTGGACTCAACGCCACGGACACGCTCATTCCTCTCGACGAATTTCCTGCGCGCGGCTCGAAGGTGGAGTTCGCGCCGGTTCCCCTGATGCCGGGCGGCCAGACCGCCAGCGCAGTAATTGCGTGCCAGTCCTGGGGACTATCAACCCGCTATGTGGGCAAGTTGGGGGACGACGACGCCGCGCGGCTCCACGCACACGAATTCGCGCGCCTCGGCGTCGACGCGCGCCTCATCGAAGTCGCCAACGCTGCGAGCCCGCAATCAATCATCATCGTCGACGGCGGCGGTGAGCGCACCGTGATCATCCGGCGCGACGACAGGCTCCAGCTCACCGCCTCTGACATCCAGCGCGAATGGATCGTCAACGCGCGATCGCTGTTGGTGGACGGAATTGAAGCCGAAGCAGCAACGCAGGCAGCGCAGTGGGCGCATGATGCCGGAGTGCCGGTCATCGCCGATCTCGACGAAGAATACGACGGCGGCGACGAACTGCTTGCGTGCGTCGACTACCTGATCGTGAGCCGCGATTTCCCGGTGCACATGACCGGCGAGCACGACCTGGCACGCGCTCTACGAATCCTGCGTAACGAGTACAGCTGCAAGCTCACGGCAGCGACCCTGGGCCAAGACGGCGTGATCGCCTGGGACGGCGAGCGCTTGCTGCATCGCGCCGCGTATCGCGTGCCGGTTGTCGATACGACCGGCGCAGGCGACATCTTCCACGCCGGGTTTATCTACGGCCTGCTGCAGTCGTGGCCCCTCGAGCGCCAGCTCGACTTCGCCTGTGCCGCCGCCGCCCTCAACTGCACCTGCAGCGGCGCGCGCGGCGGCATCCGCACCGTTGCCGATGTGGAGAAGCTGATGGCACACACACCGCGGTACGAGACCGCCATCATCCCGTAG
- a CDS encoding amidase — protein sequence MPASRREFLASSSAAAIAAAFTSAAGKAQAPPSQQPATPGAPPAFGTAAAVGPEVSADDFAHAEKLVQFEMTERERNQAASNWRMQMAPNYELRTGPRKLEMLQSVAPATVWDPASVMPVVHAEGDGSFSHSRATDAPLGEIGFTRSLATGKPLPASEEEIAFAPVTQLSRWIESKAITSERLTEIYLARIQRFDPKLRCVITLTRDHALEQARRADKEITAGNYRGPLHGIPWGAKDLLDTAGIATTYGAEPYRDRVPKQDSAVVTRLNAAGAVLVAKLSLGALALNDIWFGGQTMNPWLLEEGSSGSSAGPGSATAAGLVGFAIGSETGGSIVSPSMRCGVTGLRPTYGRVARTGAMTLCWSLDKLGPMARSVEDTILVLNAISGPDGSDVAAVPSTLSFHVGAEVKGLRVGYFPQWMKEAPATYVDRAALETVKKLGMELVEVSLPDWPYDSLNLMLFAEAAAAFDDLVLGHKLDMLKAQVPDAWPNVFRQSRFLSAVDFVQADRFRRKVAEEMARVMAQVDLLLVPSLRDEMLVISNNTGHPSLTLRAGFVEVSEARSDWAPDPAHPLPKFSPPRRVPHGITLIGRLFDEGALCQAGIALEAAFNVAGERPAGF from the coding sequence ATGCCCGCTTCCCGCAGAGAATTCCTCGCCTCGAGTTCCGCAGCCGCGATTGCTGCGGCGTTTACCTCTGCCGCCGGGAAGGCGCAGGCGCCGCCCAGCCAGCAGCCTGCAACGCCAGGCGCGCCGCCGGCCTTCGGCACTGCTGCTGCGGTGGGGCCGGAGGTCTCGGCTGACGATTTTGCCCATGCCGAGAAGCTTGTGCAGTTCGAAATGACGGAGCGGGAGCGCAATCAGGCCGCGAGCAACTGGCGGATGCAGATGGCGCCGAATTATGAGCTGCGCACCGGGCCGCGCAAGCTGGAGATGCTGCAGTCGGTTGCGCCGGCGACGGTTTGGGATCCGGCGAGCGTGATGCCAGTCGTTCACGCTGAAGGCGACGGCTCGTTCTCACATAGCCGTGCAACGGATGCGCCCTTGGGCGAGATAGGCTTCACCCGAAGTCTTGCCACCGGCAAGCCGCTGCCGGCCAGCGAAGAGGAGATCGCGTTTGCGCCAGTGACGCAGCTCTCGCGATGGATCGAGTCGAAGGCCATCACATCGGAGCGGCTGACGGAAATTTATCTTGCCCGAATCCAGCGGTTCGATCCCAAGCTGCGCTGTGTGATCACACTGACGCGCGACCACGCTCTGGAGCAGGCTCGGCGAGCCGACAAGGAGATTACCGCTGGAAACTATCGCGGGCCGCTGCACGGGATTCCGTGGGGTGCAAAGGATCTGCTCGACACGGCGGGAATCGCAACGACCTACGGCGCGGAACCATATCGCGATCGCGTGCCGAAGCAGGACAGCGCGGTGGTTACGCGGCTGAATGCTGCAGGCGCGGTGCTGGTGGCAAAGCTTAGCCTCGGTGCGCTGGCGCTGAACGACATCTGGTTCGGTGGGCAGACCATGAATCCGTGGCTGCTGGAGGAAGGCTCGTCGGGATCGAGCGCCGGGCCAGGCTCAGCGACTGCTGCGGGGCTGGTTGGCTTCGCGATCGGCAGCGAAACCGGCGGCAGCATCGTTTCACCTTCGATGCGCTGCGGGGTCACGGGGTTAAGGCCGACGTATGGGCGAGTGGCGCGCACGGGAGCGATGACGCTGTGCTGGTCACTCGACAAGCTCGGCCCCATGGCGCGGAGCGTGGAAGACACGATTCTGGTTCTCAACGCCATCAGCGGACCGGATGGGAGCGATGTTGCTGCAGTGCCCAGCACGCTCAGCTTTCACGTGGGCGCGGAGGTGAAGGGCTTGCGCGTGGGCTACTTCCCGCAGTGGATGAAGGAGGCTCCGGCGACTTATGTGGACCGGGCCGCGCTTGAGACCGTGAAGAAGCTTGGCATGGAACTGGTGGAGGTGTCGTTGCCGGACTGGCCCTACGACTCGCTCAACCTGATGCTGTTTGCGGAGGCGGCTGCGGCATTCGACGATCTGGTGCTCGGGCACAAGCTGGACATGCTCAAGGCGCAGGTGCCGGATGCGTGGCCGAACGTCTTCCGGCAATCGCGCTTTTTGTCGGCCGTGGACTTTGTGCAGGCTGATCGCTTCCGCCGCAAGGTCGCGGAGGAGATGGCGCGCGTGATGGCACAGGTGGATCTGCTGCTGGTGCCATCCTTGCGCGATGAGATGCTGGTGATCTCGAACAACACGGGGCATCCGTCACTGACGCTGCGCGCGGGGTTTGTCGAAGTCAGCGAGGCCCGCAGCGACTGGGCTCCTGATCCTGCGCATCCGCTGCCGAAGTTTTCGCCGCCGCGGCGTGTACCGCATGGCATTACGCTGATCGGGCGGCTGTTCGATGAAGGCGCGCTGTGCCAGGCTGGGATCGCGCTGGAGGCGGCGTTCAATGTGGCGGGAGAGCGGCCGGCGGGGTTCTGA
- a CDS encoding glycoside hydrolase family 27 protein codes for MRTSLLACLAVLGFSSAAAMAQTPAPTHVTHKTQSMPAPTVALTPPMGWNSWNYFAGKVTDKDIRDSADQIVASGMKDAGYIYVNIDDTWEGKRDENGVLHTNEKFPDMKALADYVHSKGLKIGIYSGPGTKTCAGYEGSLGHEEQDAKMYAEWGIDYLKYDLCSFIPDVMHKQAPNDEAAQMRLMHAAYEKMGKALKATGRPIVFSLCQYGWDSPWEWAPALGGNSWRTTGDIEAKWDSMYTILSQQAGLEKYAGPGHWNDPDMLEVGNGKLSLAENRTHFTMWAMLSAPLLAGNDLPHMKPEIKDILTNKEVIALDQDKLGRQASRVYSDGEVDVWLKHLSGGAGAIAILNAGSDRVSTHPFHLSLTRLGLHGPMHAKNLWTGEDVEIRDDMPIEIKSHDVLLLKVAAAK; via the coding sequence ATGCGAACTTCCCTTCTTGCCTGTCTTGCTGTGCTTGGCTTCAGTTCAGCCGCCGCAATGGCCCAAACGCCGGCTCCAACTCACGTCACCCACAAAACGCAGTCCATGCCCGCGCCCACCGTCGCATTGACACCGCCCATGGGCTGGAACAGCTGGAACTACTTCGCCGGCAAGGTGACCGACAAGGACATTCGCGACTCTGCCGACCAGATCGTCGCCAGCGGCATGAAAGACGCGGGCTACATCTACGTCAACATCGACGACACCTGGGAAGGGAAGCGCGATGAGAACGGCGTCCTGCACACCAATGAGAAGTTCCCAGACATGAAGGCACTCGCCGACTACGTTCACTCGAAGGGGCTGAAGATCGGCATCTACTCCGGTCCCGGAACCAAAACCTGTGCCGGCTACGAGGGCTCGCTCGGCCATGAAGAGCAGGACGCAAAGATGTACGCCGAGTGGGGCATCGATTACCTCAAGTACGATCTGTGCAGCTTCATCCCCGACGTGATGCACAAGCAGGCGCCCAACGATGAAGCAGCCCAGATGCGTCTCATGCACGCAGCTTACGAGAAGATGGGCAAAGCGCTCAAGGCTACCGGGCGACCTATCGTCTTCTCGCTCTGCCAGTATGGATGGGATTCGCCGTGGGAATGGGCTCCGGCCTTGGGCGGCAATTCCTGGCGCACCACCGGCGACATCGAGGCGAAGTGGGATTCGATGTACACGATCCTGAGCCAGCAGGCTGGTCTTGAGAAGTACGCCGGGCCCGGCCACTGGAACGATCCCGACATGCTCGAAGTAGGCAACGGCAAGCTATCTCTCGCCGAGAACCGCACCCACTTCACCATGTGGGCCATGCTCTCCGCGCCGTTGCTCGCCGGCAACGATCTGCCCCACATGAAGCCCGAGATCAAGGACATCCTCACCAACAAAGAGGTCATCGCGCTCGACCAGGACAAGCTTGGCCGTCAGGCTTCGCGCGTCTACTCCGACGGCGAAGTGGATGTGTGGCTCAAGCACCTCTCCGGGGGTGCCGGCGCGATTGCGATTCTGAATGCGGGCAGCGACCGCGTCTCGACGCATCCGTTCCATCTGAGTCTCACCAGGCTTGGCCTGCACGGGCCTATGCACGCCAAGAACCTCTGGACAGGCGAAGATGTGGAAATCCGTGACGACATGCCCATCGAGATCAAGAGCCACGACGTGTTGCTGCTGAAGGTGGCTGCGGCGAAGTAG
- a CDS encoding superoxide dismutase family protein, which produces MHSRTAQLLCGLFCVSLAVSVANAAAPKSAHADIVNAQGTKVGTAKISTSGSGVKIFVKVSNLTPGDHGIHIHNVGKCDAPDFKTAGPHFNPTSAHHGINNTQDPKPHLGDLANLTVKQDGSGSASFTVNGITLADGTNSLFHDGGTALVIHAKADDMMSDPSGNSGDRIACGVIMK; this is translated from the coding sequence ATGCATTCTCGCACCGCCCAACTGCTTTGCGGGTTGTTCTGCGTCTCTCTCGCCGTGTCGGTGGCGAACGCCGCCGCTCCCAAGTCTGCCCATGCCGACATCGTCAATGCCCAGGGCACCAAGGTCGGGACCGCCAAAATCAGCACTAGCGGAAGCGGCGTCAAAATTTTCGTGAAGGTCTCAAACCTGACGCCCGGCGATCACGGCATTCACATCCACAACGTCGGCAAGTGCGATGCCCCAGACTTCAAAACCGCCGGACCGCACTTCAACCCCACCAGCGCGCATCATGGCATCAACAACACGCAGGACCCCAAGCCCCACCTGGGCGACCTCGCCAACCTGACCGTGAAGCAGGACGGAAGCGGCAGTGCCAGCTTCACCGTCAACGGCATCACGCTGGCCGACGGCACCAACTCCCTCTTCCACGACGGCGGCACCGCACTCGTCATTCATGCCAAGGCCGATGACATGATGTCCGACCCTTCCGGCAACTCCGGCGACCGCATCGCCTGCGGCGTCATTATGAAGTAG
- the egtD gene encoding L-histidine N(alpha)-methyltransferase, whose amino-acid sequence MTTISLPLNSLQPDKRMAAAVTEGLVSQPKWLPSWLFYDAAGSRLFDQITELPEYYVTRTERGILSQRAEEIVAAAAGNEALQLVELGAGSCDKTRILLRAAVERQDTVLYEPVDVSATALAEAQQRIEAEIPGVLVSPRVEDYTHAFTLDPPLFGHRRMVIYIGSSIGNFEPHEAAGLLRNVRSALRAGDSILLGVDLVKDQSTLLDAYDDAAGVTADFNKNILVRLNREFGANFDLDAFAHRAVWNPTHSRIEMHLESRIGQAVQIPNLELNLCFRRGETIHTENSYKYRPGQAEALLRSAGFGAEHTWTDERGWFGVHLAAAV is encoded by the coding sequence ATGACAACAATCTCGCTTCCCCTGAACAGCTTACAACCGGATAAGCGGATGGCGGCGGCTGTGACTGAAGGACTGGTGTCACAACCGAAGTGGCTGCCCTCCTGGCTTTTCTACGACGCGGCCGGTTCGCGGCTGTTCGACCAGATCACGGAGCTGCCTGAGTACTACGTGACGCGCACGGAACGCGGCATCCTGAGCCAGCGTGCGGAAGAGATTGTTGCCGCGGCGGCCGGCAACGAGGCGCTCCAGCTTGTCGAACTGGGTGCGGGCTCCTGCGACAAGACGCGGATCCTATTGCGCGCGGCAGTGGAACGCCAGGATACGGTGCTCTACGAGCCTGTGGACGTCTCGGCTACGGCTCTGGCGGAAGCCCAGCAGAGGATTGAGGCGGAGATTCCAGGTGTCCTGGTGAGTCCGCGCGTGGAGGATTACACGCACGCGTTCACACTGGATCCGCCGCTGTTCGGGCATCGCCGCATGGTGATCTACATCGGGTCGAGCATCGGCAATTTTGAGCCGCATGAGGCGGCGGGGCTGCTGCGCAACGTGCGTTCTGCGCTCCGCGCCGGAGATTCGATTCTATTGGGTGTTGACCTGGTGAAGGACCAGAGTACGCTGCTGGACGCATATGACGATGCAGCGGGGGTGACGGCGGATTTCAACAAGAATATTCTGGTGCGACTGAACCGCGAATTCGGGGCGAACTTCGATCTGGACGCCTTTGCGCACCGGGCCGTTTGGAATCCCACTCACTCGCGGATTGAGATGCACCTGGAGAGCCGTATCGGACAGGCGGTGCAGATTCCGAACCTGGAGCTGAACCTTTGCTTCCGCCGCGGTGAGACCATTCACACCGAGAACAGCTACAAATATCGGCCGGGCCAGGCCGAGGCGCTGCTGCGGTCCGCGGGATTTGGAGCTGAGCACACCTGGACGGACGAGCGCGGCTGGTTCGGCGTGCACCTGGCAGCGGCGGTGTAG
- the egtB gene encoding ergothioneine biosynthesis protein EgtB, translating into MSAQTNAPSTTVAERFREVRRRTMALCEPLTPEDMMVQSCPEASPAKWHLAHTAWFFESFVLREFVPGYQPFHPDFVWLFNSYYQTFAAFPEKRLRSSFSRPGLEEILRFRAHVDEAVEQLLDQSPEPEVLKRIELGANHEEQHQELLLTDILHAFFTNPLRPAYRKLEAPLRAAGSAAPLQFLRFEGGLLEAGHAGETFCFDNELPRHRVWLEPYGLAERLVTCGEYAEFIEDGGYRRPELWLSDGWNAVQAHGWNAPLYWSSGSGEWTVFTLRGEIPLTQMKNASVSQVSFYEAEAYARWAGYRLPTEFEWEAAAEGRLITGNLLDSGTLMTMPASELVEQEVLRKPPRGKVLVPEAPVPFQRPWQLFGDCWQWTASAYLGYPGFRPLPGSLGEYNGKFMSGQMVLRGGSCITPTAHIRSSYRNFFAPDIRWQFSGIRLAS; encoded by the coding sequence ATGAGTGCACAAACGAACGCCCCGTCGACCACGGTGGCGGAGCGTTTCCGTGAGGTTCGACGCCGGACTATGGCGTTGTGCGAGCCTCTGACGCCCGAGGACATGATGGTGCAATCGTGTCCAGAGGCCTCGCCCGCCAAGTGGCACCTCGCCCACACCGCGTGGTTCTTCGAGTCGTTCGTGCTGCGGGAGTTCGTGCCCGGTTACCAGCCGTTCCATCCGGATTTTGTGTGGCTGTTCAACAGCTACTACCAGACATTCGCGGCATTCCCTGAGAAGCGCTTGCGGTCCTCGTTCTCACGGCCGGGTCTGGAGGAGATCCTTCGCTTCAGAGCGCACGTGGATGAGGCAGTGGAGCAACTGCTGGACCAGAGCCCCGAGCCGGAAGTCCTGAAGCGGATCGAACTGGGCGCGAACCACGAAGAGCAGCACCAGGAGCTGCTGCTGACCGACATCCTGCACGCCTTCTTTACCAATCCGCTACGCCCGGCTTATCGAAAGCTGGAGGCTCCGTTGCGTGCGGCCGGATCGGCGGCCCCTCTGCAGTTTCTCCGCTTCGAAGGCGGTCTTCTCGAGGCGGGGCACGCTGGGGAGACGTTCTGCTTCGACAACGAGCTGCCGCGGCACCGGGTGTGGCTGGAGCCCTATGGGCTGGCCGAGCGGCTGGTGACATGCGGCGAATACGCGGAGTTCATTGAAGACGGCGGATATCGACGGCCCGAGCTCTGGCTGAGCGATGGATGGAATGCAGTCCAGGCGCACGGATGGAACGCGCCGCTTTACTGGTCGAGCGGCAGCGGCGAATGGACTGTCTTTACCTTGCGTGGGGAGATTCCGCTGACACAGATGAAGAATGCGTCGGTGAGCCAGGTGAGCTTCTATGAGGCGGAGGCTTACGCGCGGTGGGCTGGATACAGGCTGCCGACCGAATTTGAATGGGAAGCCGCCGCGGAAGGTCGGTTGATTACGGGAAATCTGCTCGATTCGGGCACGCTTATGACCATGCCGGCAAGCGAGCTCGTCGAGCAGGAGGTCCTGCGGAAGCCGCCGCGTGGGAAGGTGCTCGTACCGGAGGCGCCGGTTCCTTTCCAGCGTCCTTGGCAGCTGTTTGGCGACTGCTGGCAGTGGACAGCTTCGGCATACCTTGGATATCCAGGGTTCCGGCCGCTGCCGGGCTCGCTGGGCGAGTACAACGGAAAATTCATGAGCGGTCAGATGGTGCTGCGCGGGGGGTCGTGCATAACGCCAACGGCACATATTCGTTCCAGCTATCGAAACTTTTTCGCGCCGGATATCCGGTGGCAGTTTTCGGGTATCCGGCTGGCAAGCTAA
- a CDS encoding tetratricopeptide repeat protein yields MSRHRFSGWPSVWLAGLAFVLQPSMGPAQAPVQQAAVQQPEQTAPKAQEFQPTPEQMGDSLMAHQRYQAAIEEYKKAAPTSISALNKMGVAYQLMFNTNDATKCYQAALKRDPKNAIAWNNMGSVYMTEKLYATAEKTYKKAVKLDPKTALFRKNMGTAMLAQHKYKKGWAEYQAALAMDPNIFSHNGNIRVENPSTIQDRGAMNFYMAKGCLKAGMTEKAIYYLRLALNEGFTTPKKILADAELAQLQDNPEFQQMMAAQGVYLNGDPSSARPQVRQ; encoded by the coding sequence ATGAGTAGGCATCGTTTTTCTGGATGGCCATCAGTATGGCTGGCGGGGCTTGCATTTGTCTTGCAGCCGTCGATGGGTCCTGCCCAGGCCCCGGTCCAGCAGGCAGCTGTTCAACAGCCGGAGCAGACTGCGCCCAAGGCACAGGAGTTTCAGCCCACCCCCGAGCAGATGGGCGACTCCCTCATGGCGCATCAGCGCTATCAGGCCGCAATCGAGGAATACAAGAAAGCCGCGCCCACATCCATCTCAGCCCTGAACAAGATGGGAGTGGCCTACCAGCTCATGTTCAACACTAACGATGCCACCAAGTGCTACCAGGCCGCCCTTAAGCGCGATCCGAAAAATGCTATTGCCTGGAACAACATGGGCTCGGTCTACATGACCGAGAAGCTCTATGCCACAGCGGAAAAGACCTATAAGAAAGCGGTCAAGCTCGATCCCAAGACAGCCCTGTTCCGCAAAAACATGGGCACCGCCATGCTGGCCCAGCACAAATACAAGAAGGGTTGGGCGGAGTATCAGGCCGCCCTTGCCATGGACCCGAATATCTTCAGCCACAATGGCAATATCCGCGTCGAAAACCCCAGCACCATCCAGGACCGCGGAGCCATGAACTTCTACATGGCCAAGGGCTGCCTGAAGGCGGGCATGACTGAGAAGGCCATCTATTACCTCCGGCTGGCCCTCAACGAGGGATTCACCACGCCGAAGAAGATCCTGGCGGATGCTGAACTCGCCCAGCTCCAAGACAACCCGGAGTTCCAGCAGATGATGGCGGCACAGGGCGTCTATCTCAACGGCGACCCGTCTTCTGCACGGCCGCAGGTCCGGCAATAG
- a CDS encoding DUF5666 domain-containing protein: MHLRPVVLFALAVVLTSTAFSQDAPSPGPGQLQSDQSGPRGRGWSGGGMGMGSGIMGTVTEVASDHLTIKNEAGESWTINYSVNTRIMKQAPRPAGQPGVSNQAGSPPSGDRTYGHAMGMGGNPPSAIKASEIKVGDTVMAGGEMNRDARSVGAVGIMVLDPERARQMREMQANFGKTWLLGRVTAINETTVSIQGGPDNASRTFVADENTTFRRRREPITLADIQVGDTVRVDGALKAGQFVATAVSVMTPQGMGGQTPRQGPPPQ; the protein is encoded by the coding sequence GTGCATCTTCGTCCTGTTGTCCTCTTCGCGCTCGCAGTTGTGCTCACTTCCACAGCATTTTCACAGGACGCTCCTTCACCCGGGCCGGGGCAGTTGCAGTCGGATCAGTCCGGTCCGCGCGGCCGCGGCTGGAGCGGTGGCGGCATGGGCATGGGTTCCGGCATCATGGGAACCGTCACCGAAGTGGCCTCCGACCACCTCACCATCAAGAATGAGGCCGGCGAGAGCTGGACCATCAACTACAGCGTCAACACGCGGATCATGAAACAGGCGCCGCGACCCGCTGGGCAGCCCGGCGTCTCCAACCAGGCCGGTTCGCCTCCCTCCGGTGATCGAACCTACGGCCACGCCATGGGCATGGGCGGAAATCCTCCCTCCGCCATCAAGGCCAGTGAGATCAAGGTGGGAGACACCGTAATGGCCGGTGGCGAAATGAACCGGGATGCCAGGTCTGTTGGCGCCGTGGGCATCATGGTCCTCGACCCCGAGCGCGCCCGGCAGATGCGCGAGATGCAGGCCAACTTCGGCAAAACCTGGCTACTCGGCCGTGTGACGGCCATCAATGAAACCACCGTAAGCATCCAGGGCGGCCCCGACAACGCGTCGCGGACATTCGTCGCCGACGAGAACACCACCTTCCGCCGCCGGCGCGAGCCGATCACCCTGGCGGACATTCAAGTGGGTGACACAGTGCGTGTCGACGGCGCGCTGAAGGCCGGTCAATTCGTAGCAACCGCGGTGAGCGTTATGACACCGCAGGGAATGGGCGGCCAGACACCGAGGCAGGGGCCGCCGCCACAATAA
- the fabG gene encoding 3-oxoacyl-[acyl-carrier-protein] reductase yields MANLQGRIALVTGASQGIGRACALELARQGATVALAARNEAKLAEVAAEIEAAGGQAAAFALDVASEESIKNGAKAVLDKLGKVEILVNNAGITRDDLAMKMKRADWDDVISTNLTGAFLLTQALLRPLLKNRWGRIINITSVVGRAGQAGQANYAASKAGMIGMTKSLARELASRGITVNAVAPGYIETAMTHVLSEELRNSMLASIPLGRAGSDQDIAGAVAFLASDAAAYITGHVLDVNGGMYMG; encoded by the coding sequence ATGGCAAATCTGCAGGGACGAATCGCGCTGGTGACCGGCGCTTCACAGGGAATTGGGCGGGCATGCGCGCTCGAACTAGCTCGCCAGGGGGCGACCGTCGCTCTGGCAGCCCGGAACGAGGCCAAGCTCGCCGAGGTAGCTGCGGAGATCGAAGCTGCCGGTGGGCAGGCTGCCGCGTTCGCACTGGATGTGGCAAGCGAGGAGTCGATCAAGAACGGAGCCAAGGCCGTGCTCGACAAACTCGGCAAGGTCGAAATCCTGGTGAACAACGCGGGCATCACGCGCGACGACCTGGCGATGAAGATGAAGCGCGCTGACTGGGACGATGTGATTTCCACGAACCTGACCGGCGCGTTCCTGCTCACGCAGGCGCTGCTGCGGCCGCTGCTCAAGAACCGGTGGGGGCGCATTATCAACATCACGAGCGTGGTGGGCCGCGCCGGGCAGGCGGGGCAGGCGAACTACGCTGCATCCAAGGCTGGGATGATCGGCATGACCAAGTCGCTGGCGCGGGAACTGGCTTCGCGCGGCATCACGGTGAACGCAGTGGCGCCGGGATATATCGAGACGGCGATGACCCACGTGTTGAGCGAAGAGCTCCGCAATTCGATGCTGGCTTCGATTCCACTAGGCCGGGCGGGAAGCGACCAGGATATTGCCGGAGCAGTGGCATTTCTAGCTTCGGACGCGGCTGCGTACATCACCGGGCACGTGCTGGACGTGAACGGCGGGATGTACATGGGGTGA
- a CDS encoding PadR family transcriptional regulator: MTIELGIWEIAVLALLREAPLHPYQMQRLLQIRHKAELLALKRGSLYHAIARLVKAELIAVEGTGREGRRPERTTYRVTEKGVEALGEGLRRMVAEPRRESSEFMASMSFLVYLPPAEAAERLEERAQRLEAEIAARKAGLVGASAFLPRIHLVESEYLIAMLTAELGWVRGLADDLWSGDLDWNLDQILAHTQAERAQAAEQAAAKSNAGRKKS; this comes from the coding sequence ATGACTATCGAGCTTGGGATTTGGGAAATCGCCGTCCTCGCCCTCCTCCGGGAGGCCCCCCTGCACCCCTACCAGATGCAGCGCCTGCTGCAAATCCGGCACAAGGCGGAGCTCCTTGCGCTCAAGCGCGGTTCGCTGTACCACGCCATCGCTCGCCTGGTGAAAGCTGAGTTGATCGCGGTGGAGGGCACGGGCCGAGAGGGACGCCGGCCGGAGCGGACCACCTATCGCGTCACCGAGAAGGGGGTAGAGGCGTTGGGGGAGGGGTTGCGGCGGATGGTGGCCGAGCCGCGCCGCGAGTCGTCAGAGTTCATGGCGTCGATGAGTTTCCTGGTTTATCTGCCGCCGGCTGAGGCGGCGGAGCGGCTGGAAGAACGCGCGCAGCGCCTGGAGGCCGAGATTGCGGCCCGCAAGGCCGGGCTGGTGGGGGCGTCTGCTTTTCTGCCGCGCATTCATCTCGTGGAGAGCGAATACCTGATTGCGATGCTCACGGCGGAGCTTGGGTGGGTGCGCGGCCTGGCGGATGACCTCTGGTCGGGCGATCTGGACTGGAATCTGGACCAGATTCTTGCTCACACCCAGGCGGAGCGCGCGCAAGCCGCCGAGCAGGCCGCCGCGAAATCCAACGCGGGAAGGAAAAAGTCATGA